AGGTTGGCCGGCCCGCGCCGAGCGATGAGGAGCTGGATCCCGCGTGTCACGCGGGACTTCGCGGCGAACTCGCGGCGGCGCGCGCGCGCGTACTTTGCTAAAGCCCGAGCGGACAGATCGCCGCGAGTGAGCGCCGCGTGCGCCGTCTCGGCGAGGAGCTCCGCCGAGCGCAGCGCCGTGAAGAGCCCCTCGCCGGTGAAGGGATCGTAAAAGCCCGCCGCGTCACCCGCCAGGAGCACGCCGCCCACGCGAGGCTCGCCCACCCGATACGCCAGCGGCCCCATCGCCATGAGGCGGCCGGCGGGCTCCATGCCCGCGAGCCGCGGGGCCAGGTGGCGGAGCTGCTTGAGCCGCGCGCGGAAGAAGGTCTCGAGCCTGCCGCTCCACGGCGCGGCGTGGGCAAGCGGCACCACGAGGCCCAGGTTGACCAGTCCCGGCGCCACGGGGTTCAGGATCGCGTAGTCGGGCGGGTCGATGTAGATCTCGCCGCGATCGCCCAAGCCCTGGAGGCCGACCACGTGCTGGATCAGCGCCATGCGGCGGAGCCGGTGCGGCCGCACGAGGCCGAGGCTCGCCGCCACGACGGACGAGCGGCCGTCGGCGCCCACGACGAGCCGGGCGCGGATCTCGAGCTCCCGGCCATCCTCGTCCTGCGCCTTTACTCCCCCGACGTGTCCCGAGTCGCGCACGAGTCCTGTCACGCGG
The window above is part of the Candidatus Methylomirabilota bacterium genome. Proteins encoded here:
- a CDS encoding NAD(P)/FAD-dependent oxidoreductase → MKATADVVVVGAGPAGAAAAILLAERGWQVALLDKAAFPRPKICGEYLSPEASRILDRLGVLKAVDHAGAQPLRGMRIVAPDGTALDGAYPTAGPWRGYRDHALAIPREALDRILVERAKSLPVEVRERHRVTGLVRDSGHVGGVKAQDEDGRELEIRARLVVGADGRSSVVAASLGLVRPHRLRRMALIQHVVGLQGLGDRGEIYIDPPDYAILNPVAPGLVNLGLVVPLAHAAPWSGRLETFFRARLKQLRHLAPRLAGMEPAGRLMAMGPLAYRVGEPRVGGVLLAGDAAGFYDPFTGEGLFTALRSAELLAETAHAALTRGDLSARALAKYARARRREFAAKSRVTRGIQLLIARRGPANLAARALARRPALLGVLMGVIGDFVPPGELFKQALRRPG